From Nostoc punctiforme PCC 73102:
GCCCACTTTAGGGGTGACAAATTAGCTAAATCTCGACGTAAAGTTAACTCCTCAAGAACCTGAATTAGAGTTGTAGCAAAAATACCTCTGATTTCATTTGCAGATGCTAAAGAGTGGTGAATTCCAAAAAAATTATTAATGATGTCTATGGGACTTGTTTGAGACATTTTTTGCCCCATCAAGGGAAGAATCTGAGACAAAATTAATTGTTCGGTAGTAGTAGAATGATGTTCAGCAAGACGAGCTACATACCCGCTCAAGCTTTCTACGTAGATTGTACCAATACCAATAGGCTTCTGCTGGAATTGCTTCTATTCCTGCAACTGGAATTTGGCAGGTATTGTAACTCATGGATGTTAATGCCTCTTCCAATAACAGTTTTTCGGCTCGCAGCCTTAAAGTCGTTTTGCCCACACCTGCCGGTCCAACAACAAACAGAACACAAATATCTGTTTGTTGTTGAAGATTGATTAATAAAGCATCTAAAGCTTGCCTTAAACGTAAATGTCCAACTGTAATGTTATGAAAATAGTCCAACCGCTCTGTTGAGGATTTTGTTAGTAATTCTTGTGGAAATGGACGTTGGAAATTCATTACCACAGCTCCTGTTGAGAGTACGGTTGGATTCGCCTGGGATTAATTTCTTGAGCCTCTAATTTATTTGGCAGTCTTAGTTCTTCTGTAATATTATTTTTAATATCGGCTAAATCTTCTTTAACAACAGATTGTGCTTGTTTCACTATTTTAGAAGACACAATTTGACGAACTCCAGTTGCTGCCAAATCTCGTAATCGTTGTATTTGTAAAGTCTCTTGAGCTTCGGCTGATTCTAGATACTGTGCTAAGTCCTTAGCCTTAATTGTGACTTTCTGGTTGTACTGCTTTTTCTGCTGACGTATTTCGATGCTAGCAAGCCGAATTTCTCGTTCAGAATGTCCTTGTAACGATGAATAATGTTGTGAAATACAACGCACCCAAGCATTTTTGACATAGGCATAAGCCGTACCCACATCCCAGGGATCATATCTAATAGGTACTTGGGTTCCTTCAACTTCAGGATGGAGAAAAGAATCATCTATTGACCAGTAGTAAATATGGTTAACTTTTACCCCAAGCTTTGGTATAACTTTGGCGCTTCCTTTTGGAGTTGATGGCAAAGTAAAAATCTGAAAATTTTCATCATTAATAATTCTTTGACCAAAGCGCATTCCACTTTGAGTTAAGCCCTTTTCAAATGCAACACATGGTGATTGTCCTAGTGCAGGATGTTCTCTCTGGTCATAAATTACATAAATATATTCACAAAAATACTCATATATTTCCGGTAACGTCCATACAGCTTGTGCCTTTGGATTATTCGTCTTATTCACTAAGCGAATTTGCTTTGTAATTTGGGTGTTTCCTTTCAGGTTGTAGAAGAATTCAGTATGACTGGTGCCAAAAAAACGTTCAATTATTGAACCAAATCTAGGACTAGCAACAGGGCGTTGTTTCTTTATACAACCAAATGCTGCTAAAAGAGTTTCAAAGTAAATACTGCCAAATTCTACACCGTTATCTACTACCAAAGTTTCTGGTAACCGCCCTAGTCTCTGTACGCAAATTCGTACACCATCATGCAGGAGCGATAGGACGGCGGGTCAAAAGTCAAATAGATAGCTAAAATACGCCGGGAAAAAGCATCAATCAAAACGGTTGCCCAAGGTCTACCCAAACAACATCCTGTCCTTTGGCAAACTAACTCAATATCTAACTCGGTATGGTCAATGTGACAAATTTCAAAGGGACGACTTCCGTGGCAAGGTGTCGAGAACGTTAATTCATGATAAAACGAGCTTTTTTGGTAAGCTGCTCGATTTCCTTGCCTCTTACGAGTTTGTCTATGATCTGCTCTACTGTTGATCCGCTTGTAAAACGTAGTACGGCTGGGGCAAGGGTCTGTTTTTCCCGCTTTTTCCCATTCTCTTGCCAGAATACCGTAAGTTGTCAGTTTATTTCTCTGTTTAAAATTCTCGTAATGCTGCTCAATAATTTTATCGATGAACTCCCAAGTTTGATCTGAAAATCGCTCAACACGGTTTCCTTTGTCTTTACGATTTGGCAACAAACCAATGTAACCCCAACCATAGGTTTCCTCTGCGGAATGATATTTGGCTTTCCATCTGCGAATTGTTCGCTCAGACACAGGACTATTGGTTGGCGGATCTTTATGCAGATATGGTTCAATGATTTTCTGACGGTAGTTAGCTACGGCTAAGTCTTCTGGGCTAGCGCATTTTAGCTGTTCCCAAATTTGAGTTGATTTTACTCCTTGAGCTTCAATGCCAGTAATTTCTTTTTGTGAAATTAGTGTTTCAAAGTCTGCATGGCTTAACCCAATTAGATGATTTTCACCTTGCAAAACAATTTTTTTCTCTCCAATCTGAATTACAGATAAACTTTTTCCATCCCAGAACACCGTTGCACCAACCACCACATCAATCTGTTGCCCCTTATCGAGGGTGGCAGCAGCCTTTTTAGACATGATTAAGTTATAAGCTTCTGCTACCTGCTGGCTACTAAACAGATGAACTTTTTCTGGTTCACTCAACCCTATGCCTTTCAAATCTACATATAACTGCTTTGTTGCAATCAAGGCATAAATATCATCTACCCAACTGGTACTTGTTGATGAGAGTAATTGTTTCAGGGTCATCCCCGGATTAGCTGTAACAGATTCAATAATTTTTGTCCTTGCTTCTGGATTAACTATATTCTCTTGGCTCAAGTAAACTCTGAGAAACTGATGGTTGCGGTAAGCAATCCAGTTTATTTCCTGATCTGTACGAAGGTGATAGTAAAGCCCCAATGATTGAACTTTAGTTTCTACCGGTGGAGCCTGCCATTTACCATTTTCGTTTTGTTGATACCTTGTGGGTTGTTTGTGAGTGAGTGTTTTGAGACGTTCGCTAGTTTTCCATTCTTCAAACCCTGCACAGTTATGCCGAATCACTAAGAAATCAGGAATATGACTCGTCACCACCCTACGCCCGCTTTTCGACTCAAATGATATGCTTAGACGAACTGGTTGGTCATAGTACTCCAGAACATCTTCGTCGTTTTCGTACTTTACGATCGCAGGCAATTCTACTTTGTGGGACTCAAACTGAATCGTTTTTCCCATTTTGTGGCTTGGGTAGCTACCACAAACATTTTTCGTCCCGCCACCTACTTTCCTTACAGGCTCCGAACAACGGATTTGCTGTACAAATTCTTTTGTCGTCTCTGGTAAACCGAGCCGATGACACCATTGTTCAAATTCTTGGTCACTGAGCATACAGAAATCTGTAACTTTCGGACTGTTTATGCTTGAATAATGAACTTTCGGTCACTTTATCATTTCAAAACACTACTTTTACTGTTCGGCTACTAAACGTAATAATCCGCTTTTGGACTTCTATTTGTCACTTAAAGGATATTGTGGCCGTTTTTAAACCATAAAGTGGCCGCAGTCATCTGAACTGGTAAGTATAAATATTTATATCAATAAAAGACTGTTTAACTGGCGAAAGCCTAGATTTGTGGTAAGAGCTTGTTGCGGCTTTAAAAGCTTGGGGGCCAATATGTTGAGCGACCAAGAGTTTAATGATTGGTGTCGCGGCGTAAATTTACCACAAGAGGCTAGGCAATTAATTTCCCAAATCCGTGCCTCTGAACCAATTCGGCGAGTCAAAAGCAGTGGTATAAATGTCCGGGGCGACTACGCCAGTCGCAAAATGGGAAAAACTATTCAATTTGAGTCCCATAAAATTGAATTGCCAGGTGTAGAGGAGTACGAAGAAGACGCAGATGTACTCGAATACTACGACCAAGCATATCAAATTACTCTAGAATTCCCCTCAAGCAGTGGGGAAATAATCAAAGCTTCGCATATACCAGACTTTTTCGTAATTCGGAAGCGGAGTGCAGGTTTTGAAGAGTGGAAACCAGAATCAAGATTAGAAAAATTAGCAGCTAAACAATCACAACGTTATATGCGTTCAGAAGATGGGCAGTGGTTAAACCTGCCAGCAGTTGCTTATGCAGAAAAATTAGGACTGTATTACCGAATTCGGTTAGATACAGAAATTGATTGGATTAAATACAGAAATCGACTATTTCTCAAAGCCTATACTACTGAAGATTACCAAATTGACCCAGAAATAGCTGAAAATTTGGTGAAGTTAATTAGCTTAAATCCGGGCATAAGTTATTGGGAAATGATTCATACTCAACAGAGCAATCCTGATGACATAAATGCTTTAATAGCTACAAAAAAAATTTACATTAATTTGAGTGCCGCACCCTTAGCAGAGCCAGAAAAAGTACAGCTTTTCCGTGACCAAGAAATCGCGGTAGCTTATGTACAAATGATAAAATCGCAACCGAATAATGGAACGATTCTGAATATTTTAGATGTTAAACCCAATCAACTGGAACGTAAAACTCATAATCAAGTAAAAATGTCTCCAAAAGCAATGGAGCGTTTTTTGAGAGCTAGTCCTGAAGACTTGGCAGAAGCTAACCGAAGATATGAAGTAATTGAACCTTATCTTAATGACAGTTATAGAGATAAAGAAACTGTTCCACAACGTACTATTCGCAGATGGAAGGCTAAGTTTATAGCAGCACAAAAGGCGTACAAATGTGGTTATATTGGGCTGCTAAATAACTCTAATGCTAGAGGCAATCGCTTACCCAGAATTTCTCAATCGTCTCAAGATTTCATTGACAAAATAATTGAAGAATATTATGAAACTTTTCAACAAAGAAGCAAACTAGCTGTTTATGGAATTCTAGCAAGAGAATGGGAGAAAGCAGGTCTAACAGATAAGCTGCCTAGCTACGCTACATTTTGTTCTAGAATTCAACATCGTTCTGGTTATAGGCAAACAAAAAAACGTAAGGGAAACAGAGCAGCTTATCAACAATCTTTATTGTATTGGGAGTTGAAATTAACCACACCATGTCATGGCGACCGTCCATTTGAGATAGCACACATTGACCATACGCAACTGGATATTGAGTTAGTATGCTCCCGAACAGGTTATCTTCTTGGTAGACCTTGGGCAACTCTGTTAATCGATGCTTACAGCCGACGTATTCTCGCAGTTTACCTAACTTTTGACGAGCCAAGCTACCGTAGTTGCATGATGGTATTAAGAATCTGCGTACAGCGATTTGAGAAATTACCAGAGACAATAGTTGTTGACGGTGGGACAGAATTTAGTAGTACATACTTTGAGACCTTGTTAGCGGCTTTTGAATGTA
This genomic window contains:
- a CDS encoding Mu transposase C-terminal domain-containing protein, producing the protein MVVDNGVEFGSIYFETLLAAFGCIKKQRPVASPRFGSIIERFFGTSHTEFFYNLKGNTQITKQIRLVNKTNNPKAQAVWTLPEIYEYFCEYIYVIYDQREHPALGQSPCVAFEKGLTQSGMRFGQRIINDENFQIFTLPSTPKGSAKVIPKLGVKVNHIYYWSIDDSFLHPEVEGTQVPIRYDPWDVGTAYAYVKNAWVRCISQHYSSLQGHSEREIRLASIEIRQQKKQYNQKVTIKAKDLAQYLESAEAQETLQIQRLRDLAATGVRQIVSSKIVKQAQSVVKEDLADIKNNITEELRLPNKLEAQEINPRRIQPYSQQELW
- a CDS encoding heteromeric transposase endonuclease subunit TnsA is translated as MLSDQEFEQWCHRLGLPETTKEFVQQIRCSEPVRKVGGGTKNVCGSYPSHKMGKTIQFESHKVELPAIVKYENDEDVLEYYDQPVRLSISFESKSGRRVVTSHIPDFLVIRHNCAGFEEWKTSERLKTLTHKQPTRYQQNENGKWQAPPVETKVQSLGLYYHLRTDQEINWIAYRNHQFLRVYLSQENIVNPEARTKIIESVTANPGMTLKQLLSSTSTSWVDDIYALIATKQLYVDLKGIGLSEPEKVHLFSSQQVAEAYNLIMSKKAAATLDKGQQIDVVVGATVFWDGKSLSVIQIGEKKIVLQGENHLIGLSHADFETLISQKEITGIEAQGVKSTQIWEQLKCASPEDLAVANYRQKIIEPYLHKDPPTNSPVSERTIRRWKAKYHSAEETYGWGYIGLLPNRKDKGNRVERFSDQTWEFIDKIIEQHYENFKQRNKLTTYGILAREWEKAGKTDPCPSRTTFYKRINSRADHRQTRKRQGNRAAYQKSSFYHELTFSTPCHGSRPFEICHIDHTELDIELVCQRTGCCLGRPWATVLIDAFSRRILAIYLTFDPPSYRSCMMVYEFAYRD
- a CDS encoding Mu transposase C-terminal domain-containing protein, whose translation is MLSDQEFNDWCRGVNLPQEARQLISQIRASEPIRRVKSSGINVRGDYASRKMGKTIQFESHKIELPGVEEYEEDADVLEYYDQAYQITLEFPSSSGEIIKASHIPDFFVIRKRSAGFEEWKPESRLEKLAAKQSQRYMRSEDGQWLNLPAVAYAEKLGLYYRIRLDTEIDWIKYRNRLFLKAYTTEDYQIDPEIAENLVKLISLNPGISYWEMIHTQQSNPDDINALIATKKIYINLSAAPLAEPEKVQLFRDQEIAVAYVQMIKSQPNNGTILNILDVKPNQLERKTHNQVKMSPKAMERFLRASPEDLAEANRRYEVIEPYLNDSYRDKETVPQRTIRRWKAKFIAAQKAYKCGYIGLLNNSNARGNRLPRISQSSQDFIDKIIEEYYETFQQRSKLAVYGILAREWEKAGLTDKLPSYATFCSRIQHRSGYRQTKKRKGNRAAYQQSLLYWELKLTTPCHGDRPFEIAHIDHTQLDIELVCSRTGYLLGRPWATLLIDAYSRRILAVYLTFDEPSYRSCMMVLRICVQRFEKLPETIVVDGGTEFSSTYFETLLAAFECTKKQRPAAKARFGSIIERIFGTTNTEFFYNLRGNTQITKNVRQVTKSNNPKNQAVWTLDQLYENFCSYCYEFYDCREHPTLGQSPRQTFMSGLNSSGYRPQKQIIYDDNFKIFTLPSTPKGTAKVQPSRGVKINYLYYWSIDDSFIRPEIEGTNVPIRYDPFDMGTAYAYVKGRWIRCISEHYKSFQNRSEKEVNIASTQLRRKRQKHAQRITLSAQEKATYLEGTEAQETLLLQRLHDLAQQDIWVLIEKSSVIESKLSKHNYSANVQDVDKNILAGSESIKKPKSSAKKLIDLTKIEAYNTEELW